One genomic region from Epinephelus fuscoguttatus linkage group LG8, E.fuscoguttatus.final_Chr_v1 encodes:
- the herpud2 gene encoding homocysteine-responsive endoplasmic reticulum-resident ubiquitin-like domain member 2 protein isoform X1, translated as MESWAVDSPVTLVIKAPNQKYEDQTINCFLNWTVERLKSHISNVYPSKPLSKDQRLVYSGRLLQDHLQLRDVLRKQDEYHMMHLVCTSHSPPASPMPRSPSMASSSASDSSSSDSAGSTSPATTPNQDSQPAPSSSSSVPGSYDGLRYRGGFPQYNPQSPAGVPQWPDGAQVPLQGHLPANMPTHPMYMPMQMLWWQQMYARHYYMQYQAAVAASQPPTTSPPSSSSSSPHRPAQPNEAVQPPLGPNPAPNPLPENQPANPNIQMNAQGGAVLNDDELNRDWLDWLYTVSRAGVLLSIVYFYSSFSRFVMVVGAMLLVYLHQAGWFPFRPEQQNLRGGERARAPQEEAERHQDIQEMERLMDEGIEDEDSGEEGGGGPEDPAAAALPEPSFLTTAWSFISTFFTSLIPEGRPHPAN; from the exons ATGGAGTCCTGGGCAGTTGATAGTCCTGTAACCCTGGTCATTAAGGCCCCCAACCAAAAGTACGAAGACCAGACCATTAACTGTTTCCTCAACTGGACTGTGGAGAGGCTGAAGAGTCACATCTCCAACGTGTACCCCAGCAAGCCG CTGTCCAAAGACCAGCGGCTGGTGTACTCAGGAAGGCTCCTTCAAGACCACCTACAGCTTAGAGATGTGCTTAGAAAG CAGGATGAATATCACATGATGCATCTAGTGTGTACCTCTCACAGCCCCCCAGCCTCACCCATGCCTCGGAGCCCCTCCATGGCCAGCTCTTCTGCTTCTGACTCCAGC AGTTCAGACAGTGCCGGCTCCACCTCTCCTGCCACCACACCAAATCAGGACAGTCAGCCAgcaccctcctcttcctcctctgtcccaGGAAGTTATGATGGCCTGAGGTATCGTGGCGGCTTCCCCCAGTACAACCCTCAGAGCCCCGCTGGTGTCCCTCAGTG GCCGGATGGAGCGCAGGTGCCTCTACAAGGCCACCTCCCTGCCAACATGCCCACCCACCCCATGTACATGCCCATGCAGATGCTGTGGTGGCAGCAGATGTATGCTCGCCACTACTACATGCAATA TCAAGCAGCTGTAGCCGCCTCTCAGCCTCCCaccacctcccctccttcctcttcctcctcctcaccccatCGACCCGCCCAGCCCAATGAAGCCGTGCAGCCCCCGCTGGGGCCCAACCCGGCCCCCAACCCTTTACCAGAGAACCAGCCGGCCAACCCCAACATCCAGATGAATGCGCAGGGCGGGGCGGTGTTAAACGACGACGAGCTGAACCGTGATTGGCTGGACTGGTTGTACACAGTGTCTCGTGCTGGCGTCCTGCTCAGCATCGTTTACTTTTACTCCTCCTTTAGCCGCTTCGTCATGGTGGTTGGCGCCATGCTGCTTGTCTACCT GCATCAGGCTGGTTGGTTCCCCTTCAGACCCGAGCAGCAGAAcctcagaggaggagaaagggcCAGAGCTCCTCAGGAGGAAGCAGAGAGACACCAGGACATACAGGAAATG GAACGTCTGATGGACGAGGGGATAGAGGACGAAGACAGCGGTGAAGAAGGAGGTGGAGGCCCTGAGGACCCGGCTGCTGCAGCGCTCCCCGAACCAAGCTTCCTCACCACCGCGTGGTCCTTCATCAGCACCTTCTTCACCTCGCTCATCCCAGAGGGACGGCCCCACCCGGCTAACTAG
- the herpud2 gene encoding homocysteine-responsive endoplasmic reticulum-resident ubiquitin-like domain member 2 protein isoform X2 has product MMTCFRFHTRHYNNKAGSRAGAKRRRLHNSKQLSKDQRLVYSGRLLQDHLQLRDVLRKQDEYHMMHLVCTSHSPPASPMPRSPSMASSSASDSSSSDSAGSTSPATTPNQDSQPAPSSSSSVPGSYDGLRYRGGFPQYNPQSPAGVPQWPDGAQVPLQGHLPANMPTHPMYMPMQMLWWQQMYARHYYMQYQAAVAASQPPTTSPPSSSSSSPHRPAQPNEAVQPPLGPNPAPNPLPENQPANPNIQMNAQGGAVLNDDELNRDWLDWLYTVSRAGVLLSIVYFYSSFSRFVMVVGAMLLVYLHQAGWFPFRPEQQNLRGGERARAPQEEAERHQDIQEMERLMDEGIEDEDSGEEGGGGPEDPAAAALPEPSFLTTAWSFISTFFTSLIPEGRPHPAN; this is encoded by the exons ATGATGACGTGTTTCCGGTTTCACACCCGACATTACAACAACAAGGCAGGGAGCCGAGCTGGGGCGAAGAGACGACGATTACACAATAGTAAACAG CTGTCCAAAGACCAGCGGCTGGTGTACTCAGGAAGGCTCCTTCAAGACCACCTACAGCTTAGAGATGTGCTTAGAAAG CAGGATGAATATCACATGATGCATCTAGTGTGTACCTCTCACAGCCCCCCAGCCTCACCCATGCCTCGGAGCCCCTCCATGGCCAGCTCTTCTGCTTCTGACTCCAGC AGTTCAGACAGTGCCGGCTCCACCTCTCCTGCCACCACACCAAATCAGGACAGTCAGCCAgcaccctcctcttcctcctctgtcccaGGAAGTTATGATGGCCTGAGGTATCGTGGCGGCTTCCCCCAGTACAACCCTCAGAGCCCCGCTGGTGTCCCTCAGTG GCCGGATGGAGCGCAGGTGCCTCTACAAGGCCACCTCCCTGCCAACATGCCCACCCACCCCATGTACATGCCCATGCAGATGCTGTGGTGGCAGCAGATGTATGCTCGCCACTACTACATGCAATA TCAAGCAGCTGTAGCCGCCTCTCAGCCTCCCaccacctcccctccttcctcttcctcctcctcaccccatCGACCCGCCCAGCCCAATGAAGCCGTGCAGCCCCCGCTGGGGCCCAACCCGGCCCCCAACCCTTTACCAGAGAACCAGCCGGCCAACCCCAACATCCAGATGAATGCGCAGGGCGGGGCGGTGTTAAACGACGACGAGCTGAACCGTGATTGGCTGGACTGGTTGTACACAGTGTCTCGTGCTGGCGTCCTGCTCAGCATCGTTTACTTTTACTCCTCCTTTAGCCGCTTCGTCATGGTGGTTGGCGCCATGCTGCTTGTCTACCT GCATCAGGCTGGTTGGTTCCCCTTCAGACCCGAGCAGCAGAAcctcagaggaggagaaagggcCAGAGCTCCTCAGGAGGAAGCAGAGAGACACCAGGACATACAGGAAATG GAACGTCTGATGGACGAGGGGATAGAGGACGAAGACAGCGGTGAAGAAGGAGGTGGAGGCCCTGAGGACCCGGCTGCTGCAGCGCTCCCCGAACCAAGCTTCCTCACCACCGCGTGGTCCTTCATCAGCACCTTCTTCACCTCGCTCATCCCAGAGGGACGGCCCCACCCGGCTAACTAG
- the pkdc gene encoding uncharacterized protein pkdc: MKQEHQDLILQVCGASSLRVGANIQTLWSGYGEIVRLHLEGCERPSVVVKHVKFPEEAEHPGGWNTDRSHARKVRSYQLETHWYQNYSTNQSCRIPACLAACSHGDEMLIVLEDLDVAGYDQRRTSVKDREIKTCLSWLAHFHALFLGVAPDGLWPIGTYWHLETRPDELEAMDDAQLKAAAGDIDRILNKCRFKTIVHGDAKLANFCFSQSGRDVAAVDFQYVGGGCGMKDVVYFLGSCMDERQCAKKVPGLLDYYFTELKQSVNKDVDFVALEKEWREMFAFAWTDFHRFLLGWMPGHWKINRYSKQLTKEVLHKLKLHPEPTTF, from the exons ATGAAACAGGAGCACCAGGATCTCATCCTGCAGGTGTGTGGAGCGTCATCCCTGCGTGTCGGTGCCAACATCCAGACACTGTGGAGCGGTTATGGGGAGATCGTCCGGCTGCACCTAGAGGGCTGCGAGCGGCCCTCTGTGGTCGTCAAACACGTCAAGTTTCCAGAGGAGGCCGAGCACCCTGGAGGCTGGAACACAGACCGCTCCCATGCACGTAAAGTCAGATCCTACCAGTTGGAGACACACTGGTACCAGAATTACTCCACCAATCAGAGCTGTCGCATCCCTGCCTGTCTGGCTGCCTGTTCCCATGGAGACGAGATGCTGATCGTGCTGGAGGATCTGGATGTGGCTGGTTATGATCAGAGAAG gaCCAGTGTGAAGGACAGAGAAATAAAGACTTGCCTCAGCTGGCTTGCCCACTTCCATGCTCTCTTCCTGGGTGTGGCACCAGACGGCCTGTGGCCTATCGGCACCTACTGGCACCTGGAGACCCGACCAGACGAGCTGGAGGCCATGGACGATGCCCAGCTCAAAGCAGCAGCCGGCGACATTGACAGGATACTCAACAAATGTCGCTTCAAGACCATCGTTCACGGAGATGCCAAGTTAGCCAACTTCTGTTTCTCTCAGAGCGGACGGGATGTGGCAGCCGTTGACTTCCAGTATGTCGGTGGGGGCTGCGGGATGAAAGATGTTGTGTATTTTTTAGGAAGCTGCATGGACGAGAGGCAGTGTGCAAAGAAGGTTCCAGGACTGCTGGACTACTATTTCACAGAATTAAAGCAATCTGTGAATAAAGATGTGGACTTTGTTGCCCTGGAGAAAGAGTGGAGGGAGATGTTTGCATTTGCATGGACAGATTTTCATCGATTTCTGCTGGGATGGATGCCTGGACACTGGAAGATCAACCGGTACAGTAAACAATTGACCAAGGAGGTTCTTCACAAACTGAAACTGCACCCAGAACCAACAACGTTTTAA
- the LOC125892968 gene encoding secretory phospholipase A2 receptor-like codes for MDGIIHLILLLSGLCSLSSCVSQHQYFFVRKPKTWNEAQSYCREHCFDLATIHDMGEMETALKAVEDKYDDAVWIGLHQQETKRWHWSLADKDFYNEGEREYFIWGKETQDNCVTYKNGKLYSIGCPNLRRSVCFDGKKDQYVLTPTNMNWMVARDHCRTHYTDLASLRNDNEYQKIHDLAGTLQVWVGLYRDRWQWSDQSYSSLRYWNARRAVYTVSPGSCGAMLKSDSGRWGELPCGKRHPFLCSCSHTVRLIKVKISLQDSVLDLYDPAVPGDILEQMRQKLSKSINGTFQLQWRKQPDGKVFIKETHRNG; via the exons ATGGACGGGATCATACATCTTATTCTACTTCTTTCAG GGCTGTGTTCTCTGTCCTCATGTGTGTCCCAGCATCAATACTTCTTCGTCAGAAAGCCAAAAACCTGGAATGAGGCACAGAGCTACTGCAGAGAGCATTGTTTTGACCTGGCCACCATACATGACATGGGAGAGATGGAAACAGCCCTTAAAGCTGTTGAGGACAAATACGATGATGCCGTGTGGATAGGACTTCATCAACAGGAGACTAAGAGGTGGCACTGGTCTTTGGCGGACAAAGATTTCTACAACGAAGGAGAGCGAGAGTATTTCATTTGGGGCAAAGAAACACAGGACAACTGTGTGACTTACAAAAATGGAAAACTGTATTCAATTGGCTGCCCAAACCTTCGCCGTTCAGTTTGCTTTGATG gaaaaaaagatcaGTATGTTCTCACTCCTACAAACATGAATTGGATGGTTGCTCGAGACCACTGCAGGACTCACTACACAGACCTGGCCAGTTTGAGGAATGACAATGAGTATCAGAAAATCCACGACTTAGCTGGTACCCTGCAGGTGTGGGTTGGCCTCTACAGAGACCGCTGGCAGTGGTCAGACCAGAGCTACTCCTCATTGAGATACTGGAACGCACGCCGAGCTGTATATACTGTTTCTCCCGGGAGCTGTGGCGCTATGTTGAAGAGTGACTCCGGTCGGTGGGGAGAGCTGCCATGTGGAAAAAGACACCCGTTCCTCTGTTCCTGTA GCCACACTGTGAGGCTCATTAAAGTGAAGATAAGCCTACAGGACTCAGTGTTGGACCTCTATGACCCTGCAGTGCCAGGTGACATCTTGGAGCAG ATGAGGCAGAAGCTGAGTAAAAGTATAAATGGTACTTTTCaactccagtggagaaaacagcCTGATGGGAAAGTCTTTATCAAAGAGACTCACCGAAATGGCTGA